CGTTGCTGCCGTGGACGAAACCTTCAAGAAAGCCCCCGCCTTCAAAGGCAAAAAAAGCCAGACCACGGATTTGCCGGGGATGAGCTAGGCTTTTTCTGGTTTGGCCATCGAAAATGTTCAAAAATCCTTGGTTTTGGAGAGTTTATCCACGGTTTGAGGCGAAAATGCCATGGTTGGATGGGAATTATAGCTGGCCGCAATAAAATTTACCTTGGCCGCAAAATAATTGGCCACGGACAAATAAAAATTTACCGTGGCCAAAAATAAAAAGGCCTAGGCCAAAATAAATATACCCATGGCAAAAATATTTATGGCCATGGCCATTTTGATTTCGGCCCCGGTAAAAGAAAAAATGGTCATGGCCTTTTTATTTTAGGCCGTGGCCACAAATTTTTCGGCCGTGGCCAATTTATTTGCGGCCTTGACATTTTCCGGAGTTTATGGTTCGTTATGGGAAATAATTACGTATGGATTTTGTACCGAAGACCCGAAAGTTACGTTATCCGTGGTATAAAAAGCTGGCGGAGAGCGTGGATGCCGAGACGTCCAAGTTTGGCGCGGACCCCGCTGATGTTGCGGTGTTCAAGGAGCAGGTGCAAGGGTTGGTGACGCGGCTGGAGGCGACGGATGCGCTGGCCGCCGCGCTCCGGGGAGCGCGCAAAGCGGAACTCGTCGAGGAGCGGGAGGCGTTGCCGAAGTTGCGCGCCGTGGTGCGGCATTGGAAGACGCTGAAGGGGTTCCCGGCTTCCGGCAGTGAGGCGGCGCTGGGGTTGAAGGGGCAGGCGGCGGCGTTCGCGCCAGCGACGTATAAGCCGGTGATCCGGGTGCGGATCGCGGCGGGGCGGATTCGGATTGGTTTCGCCAAGCGCGGCGTCACCGGGCTGGCGTTTTATATGCGGCTGCGCGGGGTGGCAGAGTGGCGGAAGCTGGGTGTGGATACGCGCGCGCCATTTTGGGACGACACACCATTGGCGCAACCGGGCGTGCCCGAGGTGCGTGAGTATATGGCGCGCGGGATGATCAACGATGATGAGGTGGGTGTGGAGAGTGATATTGTGAGTGTGACGTACGGCGGGTGATTTTTCTGGCACACCCTTCAGGGTGCCGGTCCACTTCTGCGTAGGTCGCTATCATTAGCCGCTGTGTATTTGCATGTCGTGTTCTCCACCAAGAACACGACGCTGAAATAACTGGCCCAGCCTCGGAGCTTGTTTGAGGCTTGCCAGAAACGCCCAAAGGTTGCGACCCCCGTCCCACTCGGAACTTCTCCCGCATGGCCTCTACGGCTTGCAAGGCTTTGAGCAGGTTGCCGGGTGTGCATTGACTTTAACCAGTAGCCAGTGCGCCTGCCGGCCGCACACACAAAAAAGGCCGCCTGTTTCCAGGCGGCCTTGAGGTATTTTGTTAAAAGCGTTGGTTACTTGTCTTCAGGAATGCGCATGCCGTAGAAGCTGCGATACACGAAGAACAGCGCCACGATGAAGAAGAACGCGCCAATGGCGGTCTTGGTGCTCTGATTTTTCATGGTCACCGCAATTTCCACCGCGAGCAGGCCGAACAACGTGGTGAACTTGATCACCGGGTTCATGGCCACCGAGGAGGTATCCTTGAATGGATCGCCCACGGTGTCGCCCACGACAGTCGCGGCGTGCAGGTCGGTGCCTTTCTGGCGGAGGTCCACTTCCACGATTTTCTTGGCGTTATCCCAGGCACCACCGGCATTGGCCATGAAGATGGCTTGGAACAAACCGAAGAAGGCGATACCGATGAGGTAGCCAATGAAGAAGTAGGGGTTAAAGAACGGCAGCGCGAGCGCGAAGCAGAAGATCACGATGAAGATGTTCCACATGCCCTTCTGCGCGTATTCGGTGCAGATACGGACGACTTCCTTGCTGTCCTTATCGGAAGCGGTCGTGGCATCCAGCTTCATGTTCTCCTTGATGTACACCACGGCGCGATAGGCTCCGGTGACGACCGCCTGGCAGGAAGCGCCGGTAAACCAATAAATCACCGCACCGCCCATGATCAGGCCGAGGATGATTTCCGGCTGCACAATACTGAGAGCGGCCACGACTTCCTTGAACGGACCGGCTACGCCGGAGGCGACTTGGGCCTCAAACATGCCCTGCAAGAGCATGATGATGCCGAACACCATGGTGGTGGCACCCACCACCGCCGTGCCGATGAGCACCGGCTTGGCTGTGGCCTTGAAGGTGTTGCCCGCGCCGTCCCCCTTTTCGAGCTGGTACTTGGCGTTTTCAAAGTCGGGTTCAAAACCAAAGTTCTTCTTGATGTCTTCCTTGATGCCCTTGCGCGCTTCGATCTGGCTCAATTCATAGACCGATTGGGCGTTGTCCGTGACCGGGCCGTAGCTGTCCACCGCAATGGTCACCGGGCCCATGCCCAGGAAGCCGAACGCCACCAGGCCGAACGCGAAGATCGGGGCAGCAAACGCATATTTTGCCGGCATGAGCGACATCAGGGCGCCGTTCATGGAGAAGTAATAGGAGGTGCCCATGAGCAACATAATGACCAGCCCCATCCAGAAGGCGGAGAAGTTACCCGCGACAAAACCGGAGAGGATGTTCAGGGACGCGCCACCATGCTTCGAGCAGTTGGTGACTTCCCGGACGTGACGGGAGGTGGTGCTGACGAACACCTTGGTGAATTCAGGGATCAGAGCGCCAGCCACCGTGCCGCAGCTAATGATCGCAGACAACACCCACCACAGGGCGGGTTGCGCCGTTCCGGTGCCGTCTTTGAAGTCGCCCAGCATCAAATAGCTGGCCACAAAAGTGATGACGATGGACACCGCCGAGGTGATCCACACCAAATGGGTCAAGGGGGCTTCAAAGTCAAAGTCTTTCTTGCCGCCGAACAAGGCCTTGCTCAACATTTCGTTGCCGAAATAGGAGACCAACGAGGTCACAATCATCAGCGCGCGCATGACGAACAACCAGATGATCAGGGTCGCACAAATGCCCGGGCTGGCCGCCAAAGCGAGCGCCAGGAACGCGATCAGCGCCACGCCCGTCACACCATAGGTTTCAAAACCATCCGCTGTCGGCCCGACCGAGTCGCCGGCGTTATCACCGGTGCAGTCCGCGATCACACCCGGATTCTTCGGGTCATCTTCGGGGAGCTTGAAGACGATCTTCATCAGGTCAGAGCCGATGTCAGCGATCTTGGTGAAAATACCGCCGCAGATACGCAGCACCGAGGCACCGAGGGATTCACCGATGGCGAAGCCGATGAAGCAGGGGCCGACGAGTTCGCGTGGCAGGAACACCAGGATGCAAATCATGAAGAACAATTCCACGGCCACGAGCAACAAACCGACGCTCATGCCGGAGCGGAGCGGGATGCTCAGGGTGGCCAGCGGGTTGCCCTTGAGCGCGGAGAACGCCGTGCGCGAGTTGGAAACCGTATTGATGCGGATGCC
This DNA window, taken from Verrucomicrobiota bacterium, encodes the following:
- a CDS encoding sodium-translocating pyrophosphatase, giving the protein MNIKLLKNNTHWIGSLALLGLSASGAFASEADIKIPDLTKVTFSGLGGISGEMLMYMGIVICAIGAIFGIIQYNQTKALPVHESMGNVSNTIWETCKTYLFTQGKFLALLWLLIAGCMIYYFKVLQGNSVGHVMVVLLASILGILGSYGVAWFGIRINTVSNSRTAFSALKGNPLATLSIPLRSGMSVGLLLVAVELFFMICILVFLPRELVGPCFIGFAIGESLGASVLRICGGIFTKIADIGSDLMKIVFKLPEDDPKNPGVIADCTGDNAGDSVGPTADGFETYGVTGVALIAFLALALAASPGICATLIIWLFVMRALMIVTSLVSYFGNEMLSKALFGGKKDFDFEAPLTHLVWITSAVSIVITFVASYLMLGDFKDGTGTAQPALWWVLSAIISCGTVAGALIPEFTKVFVSTTSRHVREVTNCSKHGGASLNILSGFVAGNFSAFWMGLVIMLLMGTSYYFSMNGALMSLMPAKYAFAAPIFAFGLVAFGFLGMGPVTIAVDSYGPVTDNAQSVYELSQIEARKGIKEDIKKNFGFEPDFENAKYQLEKGDGAGNTFKATAKPVLIGTAVVGATTMVFGIIMLLQGMFEAQVASGVAGPFKEVVAALSIVQPEIILGLIMGGAVIYWFTGASCQAVVTGAYRAVVYIKENMKLDATTASDKDSKEVVRICTEYAQKGMWNIFIVIFCFALALPFFNPYFFIGYLIGIAFFGLFQAIFMANAGGAWDNAKKIVEVDLRQKGTDLHAATVVGDTVGDPFKDTSSVAMNPVIKFTTLFGLLAVEIAVTMKNQSTKTAIGAFFFIVALFFVYRSFYGMRIPEDK